GTGGCGATGCTGGTTCTGGCGCTCTCGGGCGTGGTGTTGGTTGTGGGGCGGGTAGGGGGCTGGCGGCGCTGGTTCGCGCGCTTGCACGGGCCGCGCGCCAATCGTCTTCATGTTGAAATCGCGCGCGTCGCCGTCACCGGCCTTGTCTTGTCATCCGGCACGGCCCTCTGGATGACGGCCTCGACGTTTGATCTGGTTCCGGACAGCGGCCCCGCACTGGCCATGCCAGCAGAGGTGAGCGGCGAGATGGGGTTTGCATTGGCCCACATCCCGGTCTTGGGTCAGACGCCAGTCACTGCGCTGCGCGAACTGAGCTTTCCCTTTCCGGGTGATGCGACGGATGTCTATACGCTCCGGACGGATCACGGCATGGGCTATCTCGATCAGGGCACCGGCGCGCTTCTCGGGTGGGAGAACCTGACCGGGTGGGCGCGTCTGTCGGAAATAATGATCATGCTGCACACGGGACGGGGTGCGGCCGGGCTGGGGCTGATCCTTGGTCTCTTGACCCTTGGGGTGCCAGCACTGGGCGTGACGGGGCTGTGGGTCTGGCTTGCAGGGCGCCGCGGGCGGCCTCGTATACGGGGCAATCAGCCCATGTCGCGCGCCGATACGATCGTCTTGGTTGGCAGCGAGGGGGGCAGCACTTGGGGGTTCGCCGCTACACTTCATGCTGCACTTACAAACGCCGGTCAGCGCGTTCATATCGGCCCGATGTCAGCTTTTGCGCCAGAGCGCTATGCTGCGGCCCAAAGGATCATCCTGCTTGCGGCGACCTATGGCGATGGCGCGGCCCCCGCCTCTGCCTCCGGGTTTCTCGCGCGGCTGCGCGCGCACAACACTGCGCCCCGTATCCCGCTCGCCGTGGTTGGCTTTGGCGACCGCAGCTTTCCAGCCTATTGTGCCTTTGCGGAAGAGGTCGCGGCGGTGGCCGATGCACAGGGCTGGCCCCAATTGGTGCCGTTCGATACGGTCAATCGCCAGTCGCCGCAGGATTTTGCCCGCTGGGGCCGCGCGCTTGGCGAGGCTTTGGGGATTGCGCTCGACCTCTTCCACCAATCCGTGCCGCCGCGAACTGAAACGCTGACTCTCGTTTCGCGTCGGGACTATGGTGCCGAGGTGCAGGCCCCAACTGCGATCCTGCGCTTTGCCCTGCCGCGCGTCTCGCTCTGGCAACGCGTGACCGGTGGGGGCTTTGCCCGGTTCGTGGCGGGTGACCTGATCGGCATCCTGCCCGAGGGCAGCACCCTGCCGCGGCTCTACTCACTCGCCTCTGCGCGGCGCGACGGATTTCTTGAGATTGTTGTCAAGAAACACCCCGGCGGCCTTTGTTCGGGGCAGCTTGCGGCACTGGAGCCGGGCGACAGGGTGCGCGCATTCCTGCGTTCCAATCCGGGCTTCCATGTCGGACAAGACCGTGTGCCGCTCATTCTGATTGGGGCCGGAACCGGCATCGGCCCGCTGGCAGGTTTTGTGCGGGGCAATGCGCGCCACCGGCCTATTCACCTCTTTTTTGGTCTGCGCCATCCCGATAGCGATTTTCTCTATGGCGATGAGATGTCTCTTTGGTTGGCGCAGCAGCGTCTGACGCGATTGGTCACGGCGGTCTCGCGCAGGGCGCGGCCCCGCTATGTACAAGACGCACTGCGGGAAGATGCGACCGAGGTTGTGCAGCTTATTCGCGATGGTGCCCGCGTCATGGTCTGCGGCGGGCGCGATATGGCGGCGGGCGTCGCGGATGCGTTGGCCGATATTTTGGCCCCGACCGGGCTTACGCCTGCGGGGCTCAAGGCGGAGGGGCGATATGTCGAAGATGTCTACTGACGGCGCGCGCAGAGCGCTTAATGGGCCGACCATGGGCACGCGGTGGTCAGCGCTTTTCTTTACGGCTCCCGGTTTTGACGCGGGCGCAATTCAGATTGCGCTGCAAGCGGCAGTCGATGAGGTGGATGCCCAGATGTCTACCTGGAAGGCGGGCAGTGACCTTATGCGTCTCAACGCAGCACCGGTGGACCAATGGGTGGCGGTTCCCGCGCGGCTGACAGAGGTGTTGCGCCTTGGTCTTGAGATCGGACGCGCCTCAGGTGGGGCCTTTGATATTGGCATGGGCGATGCGGTGAAGGCTTGGGGGTTTGGTCCGGCGGCAGCGGTGCCTGCGGGCATTCGCGCGGCGATGGCCGCTCAACGACACCCGGCGTATGAGCTGCTGGACCTTGACGGGACAAATGCCCGCAAGCGCGCGCCCATCGCTCTTGACCTAAACGGGATCGCCAAGGGCTATGGCGTGGACTGTCTGGCCGAGATCTTGCGCGATCATGGGATTGCCGATGGTCTTGTCGGGATTGACGGCGAGATGCGCGCGTTTGGCCTGCGGCCCGATGGGCAGGCGTGGACCATCGCCGTCGAAGCACCGGATCGAGCATGCCGCACGCCCCATTCCCTCCTCGCGCTTGAGAATGCCGCCGTGGCCACCTCGGGTGACTATCGCCATTGGGTTGAGGTGCAGGGGCGACGTTTGTCGCACACCATGGACCCAAAGCGCGGCGCGCCTCTGGTCACCTCGCCTGCCTCTGTCACCGTTGTGGCGCAGAGCTGTGCCGCAGCCGATGCCTGGGCGACGGCGCTGATGGTGCTTGGGCCAGAGGCTGGGGCGGAACTTGCGCGACAGCGTGGGCTTGAGGCGTTGTTTCTGTCGCGGGATGCTGCGGAAAACCTAAGAAGCGTCGGGATCGGACGCCTGTTCGCCTAAAGGCCAGTACCTCCCTTAAGAATAGAAACTGTGCAGCCAACCGCTCGCCTCTACGGCCGCAGTTTGCGATTGCTAAGGGGCCCTGTGCCAGAGTCGAATGCTCTCGCCTTTTTATCCCGCTCAAAAAATGGACAGGCTTCCGCAATATTAGGCAAAATTGCATACAAAATGCAATCGTGTGGTGATTTCTGCGTTGTGGAATCTGGTTTCTGGCCTGTGGAACGACATGGTCTGCCCATCTGCCACCGATGGAAAAGGACAGGACTATGGACAGACGCAAGTTTCTGGCGGCTACGGCCGTCGCCCCTCTGGCCGCGCCGAGCATTGCGCGGGCTCAGACCAGTTTTGCTTGGAAAATGACCAACGCTTATGGCCCCGGTTCCCCGTTCTATGTCGAGGGCCCGGGAAGCCCCAAGGATTTCTGCGACAAGGTTGCGGCGATGTCAGGTGGGCGTCTGACAATTCAACATTTTGCCGCCGGTGAACTGATCCCGGCGCTAGAAGGCTTTGACGCCGTACGTGGCGGCGCGGTCGAAATGAATGCCGCAAACGCCTATTTCTGGGCGGGTAAACTGCCTGCGGCGCAGTATTTCACGACTGTTCCCTTTGGTATGAACTTTCAGGGCATGACGGCGTGGCTCTATCACGGGGGCGGTATGGCGCTTTGGGATGAGCTTTATGAGCCGCTTGGCCTCAAGGCGCTGCCAATGGGCAATACCGGCGTGCAGATGACCGGCTGGTTCCGTGAGCCGATCGAGAGCATTGCTGATTTCAAAGACCTCAAGATGCGTATCCCCGGTCTTGCCGGCAAGGTTTATGCGGCCTTGGGTGTCGATGTGAAACTCTTGCCGGGCGGCGAGATTTTCCCGGCGCTGGAACGCGGCGTGATTGATGCGGCGGAATTTGTCGGGCCCTATCAGGATCGTCGCCTCGGGCTGCATGATGCGGCCAAATACTACTACACGACCGGCTGGCATGAACCTTCGAACGTCACCGAACTTTTGATCAACAAGGCCGCTTGGGACACGCTGCCCGCCGATCTTCAGGCGATTGTGTCTACCGCAGCCATGGCCTGCAACCTTGAAAGCCACACATGGTGCGAGGCGAATAACGCCGCAGCTCTCAAGGACCTGGTCGAGAATGAAGGCGTGATCGCCAATACCCTGCCTCAGGATGTTGTGGACGAGTTGAAGGCGGTGACGCAAAAAGTCCTCGAAGAAGGCGCTGCCGCTGATCCGGCGACCAAAAAGGTGCATGACGCCTTTATGGCGTTCAAGGCCGAGCATGACAGCTGGGCCTCGGTGTCCGAAAAGCCGCTTTACGCCTTGTGATGCAGGCGGGGATCAAACGCGTGACGGACGGGGCCTCTGGCCTCGTCCGTGCGATCGGGCATGTGGCAGCATGGAGCGCGTTGGCGCTGGTGCTTGTCGTCGCGTTCAACGTGCTGGCGCGCTACCTCTTTTCCTATGGCACCGTCGGCTTGCAAGAGGCCGAGTGGCACATCATGGCGGTGAGCGCGCTTTTTGGCATGTCTTACGGTCTCAATCAGGGGGGCGAGGTGCGGGTCGATATTTTCTATGGGTCGATGCGCCCCAAGACGCAAGCACTGGTCGATCTCGTGTCCAACATTGCGCTTTGTGTGGTTGCGCTTCTCATTGCCTGGCTCTGCATTGCGTATGTGCAATCGAGCTACGCGATCAACGAAGGCTCTCCAGATCCCGGTGGCCTTGGCTACCGCTACTTGCTCAAGGCAGCGATGCCCGTGGCCTTTTTGCTCTTGGCTTTGCAGGCGGTCGCGATGACCGGCCACGCCGCGCTCAAGCTGATGACCCCTCTCCCAGAAAGACAGGAATAGGCACGTCCAATGCCCTACACTGAAATTCTCGCGCTCTGCATGATCGGGGCGTTCTTCATTCTGTTGCTGATCGGCATGCCGGTTGCCGTGTGTCTTGGCGTGACGGGGTTTGTATTTGGTTACATGGGCTTTGGCTCCATGCTCTTCACGCTGATGCCCGCGCGCATCTTTGGGGTGATCACCAATTATACACTTCTGGCACTGCCCCTTTTCATCTTCATGGGGATCATGCTTGAAAAATCCCGAATAGCCGAAGACCTGTTGGAGGTCATAGGCTTTGCCATGGGCGGGCTGCGCGGGGGCATGGCTCTGGCCATTATCCTTGTTGGCGTCTTGATGGGCGCGGCCTCTGGCGTGGTTGGCGCGACAGTGGTCACGATGGGGCTGATCGCCCTTGGCCCGGTGATCAAGCGCGGCTACAGCGCCAGCGTGGCCGCAGGCGTGATCTGTGCCTCGGGCACACTGGGGCAGATCATTCCGCCCAGTCTGGTTCTGATCCTGCTGGCCGACATCATGGGGCAATCCGTGGGCACGCTCTTTGCGGCGGCGCTCTTTCCGGGGCTGATGCTGGCGGGGCTGTTTGTTGGCTACGTGCTCATCCTCGGGTTTCTATCGCCCAAGACCATGCCCGCCATCCCTCTGGAAGAGCGTGCCGCGATGCTGCGCGGTGAACTGGCAGGCAAATTGCTCAAGGTCGTGTTTCCACCTATCGCGTTGATCGTGCTGGTCTTGGGCTCGATTATCGGCGGTGTCGCAGCCCCGACCGAAGCCGCCTCCATGGGCGCGTTCGGCTCTATCGTGCTGGCGGCACTGGCGGGGCGGCTTAATCTCTCGATCCTGCGCGACGCAGTGCGCGCGGCCTTTGTGACCTCGGCCATGGTGTTCCTGATCTTGATTTTCGCACAGCCGTTCGGGTTGGCCTTTCGCGGGCTTGGCGGCGAACATCTGGTGCAATCGGCGTTCTCCAGCGTTCCGGGGGGGCTGGACGGCCAGATCTTTTTCCTGATGCTCTTGCTCTTCGTGCTGGGCTTCTTTCTCGAATGGATCGAGATTTCCTATATCGCCTTGCCGCTCTTTTTGCCGATTTTCATGCAATCTGGCGCGGATTTGACATGGATCGCCATTCTGGTGGCGATGAACCTGCAAACCTCGTTCCTCACGCCACCCTTTGGCTGGGCGCTGTTCTTTCTCAAGGGGGTCGCCCCGCCCGAAGTCACGACGTCGGACATCTACAAAGGCGTTTTGCCCTTTATCGGCCTTCAGCTTGCTGCGCTCAGCCTTGTCTATTTTTCACCGGGGCTGGCCACATGGCTGCCCCAAGCAATCGGATGGTGAACCATGCTTCATGCTGCCTTGGGATATAACGGCGCGGTGTCCGCGCCCCACCGGGCCGCCGCATTGGCGGGACGGGATGTGCTGCGCGACGGTGGCACAGCGATAGAGGCGATGGTCGCCGCTGCGGCGACGATTGCGGTGGTCTATCCGCATATGAACGGCATTGGCGGGGATGGCTTCTGGCTGATCAAGCAACCGGGAAAGCCACCTGTCGGCATCTTTGCGGGCGGGCAGGCGGCGGGGCTGGCGAGGCCAGAGTGGTATGCGGCGCGTGGGCATCATAAGGCAATTCCCACGCGGGGCGGTCTGGCTGCGCTGACGGTTCCCGGCACAATCGGCGGCTGGGAGGCAGCGCTTGACGTGCAAGCCACAAAGCTGCCGCTCTCGCGTCTCTTGGCGCCTGCGATTGCCTATGCTGAACGCGGCATCGCCGTAACCGGCAATCAATCGCGCACCACGGCCGAAAAGCTGGACGGGTTGCGCGACGTGCCGGGCTTTGCCGAGACCTTTCTGATCGGTGGCAAGGTGCCAGAGGCGGGCGCGCATCTGCGCCAATCGGCCCTTGCCCGAACCCTGCGCCATCTCTCTGACGAGGGGCTGCGCGCCTATTACGATGGCCCGCTGGCCCGCACCCATGCCGCCTATCTTGAGGAGAACGGCAGCCCGCTGCGCGCCGAGGATTTCAGCGCCTATGCCGCAGAGCCGGTGACCCCGCTGAGTTTGGAGACCTCTCAGGGGCGGCTCTACAACATGATCCCACCCACGCAGGGGGTCTCATCCCTGATGA
The nucleotide sequence above comes from Roseovarius mucosus. Encoded proteins:
- a CDS encoding TRAP transporter large permease, coding for MPYTEILALCMIGAFFILLLIGMPVAVCLGVTGFVFGYMGFGSMLFTLMPARIFGVITNYTLLALPLFIFMGIMLEKSRIAEDLLEVIGFAMGGLRGGMALAIILVGVLMGAASGVVGATVVTMGLIALGPVIKRGYSASVAAGVICASGTLGQIIPPSLVLILLADIMGQSVGTLFAAALFPGLMLAGLFVGYVLILGFLSPKTMPAIPLEERAAMLRGELAGKLLKVVFPPIALIVLVLGSIIGGVAAPTEAASMGAFGSIVLAALAGRLNLSILRDAVRAAFVTSAMVFLILIFAQPFGLAFRGLGGEHLVQSAFSSVPGGLDGQIFFLMLLLFVLGFFLEWIEISYIALPLFLPIFMQSGADLTWIAILVAMNLQTSFLTPPFGWALFFLKGVAPPEVTTSDIYKGVLPFIGLQLAALSLVYFSPGLATWLPQAIGW
- a CDS encoding TRAP transporter substrate-binding protein, yielding MDRRKFLAATAVAPLAAPSIARAQTSFAWKMTNAYGPGSPFYVEGPGSPKDFCDKVAAMSGGRLTIQHFAAGELIPALEGFDAVRGGAVEMNAANAYFWAGKLPAAQYFTTVPFGMNFQGMTAWLYHGGGMALWDELYEPLGLKALPMGNTGVQMTGWFREPIESIADFKDLKMRIPGLAGKVYAALGVDVKLLPGGEIFPALERGVIDAAEFVGPYQDRRLGLHDAAKYYYTTGWHEPSNVTELLINKAAWDTLPADLQAIVSTAAMACNLESHTWCEANNAAALKDLVENEGVIANTLPQDVVDELKAVTQKVLEEGAAADPATKKVHDAFMAFKAEHDSWASVSEKPLYAL
- a CDS encoding TRAP transporter small permease subunit — translated: MQAGIKRVTDGASGLVRAIGHVAAWSALALVLVVAFNVLARYLFSYGTVGLQEAEWHIMAVSALFGMSYGLNQGGEVRVDIFYGSMRPKTQALVDLVSNIALCVVALLIAWLCIAYVQSSYAINEGSPDPGGLGYRYLLKAAMPVAFLLLALQAVAMTGHAALKLMTPLPERQE
- a CDS encoding PepSY domain-containing protein; the encoded protein is MIRATHRWPGILALALLCILSLSGAALSVFPAAERLSAPQAEVGLTVAVLADRIQAAYPGVEQIRRAPSGRITAYWFDQGIPGAAVIDPATGQGVALADPNPVLRWLTNLHRSLFLGDAGRITIAMGAVAMLVLALSGVVLVVGRVGGWRRWFARLHGPRANRLHVEIARVAVTGLVLSSGTALWMTASTFDLVPDSGPALAMPAEVSGEMGFALAHIPVLGQTPVTALRELSFPFPGDATDVYTLRTDHGMGYLDQGTGALLGWENLTGWARLSEIMIMLHTGRGAAGLGLILGLLTLGVPALGVTGLWVWLAGRRGRPRIRGNQPMSRADTIVLVGSEGGSTWGFAATLHAALTNAGQRVHIGPMSAFAPERYAAAQRIILLAATYGDGAAPASASGFLARLRAHNTAPRIPLAVVGFGDRSFPAYCAFAEEVAAVADAQGWPQLVPFDTVNRQSPQDFARWGRALGEALGIALDLFHQSVPPRTETLTLVSRRDYGAEVQAPTAILRFALPRVSLWQRVTGGGFARFVAGDLIGILPEGSTLPRLYSLASARRDGFLEIVVKKHPGGLCSGQLAALEPGDRVRAFLRSNPGFHVGQDRVPLILIGAGTGIGPLAGFVRGNARHRPIHLFFGLRHPDSDFLYGDEMSLWLAQQRLTRLVTAVSRRARPRYVQDALREDATEVVQLIRDGARVMVCGGRDMAAGVADALADILAPTGLTPAGLKAEGRYVEDVY
- a CDS encoding FAD:protein FMN transferase; translation: MSKMSTDGARRALNGPTMGTRWSALFFTAPGFDAGAIQIALQAAVDEVDAQMSTWKAGSDLMRLNAAPVDQWVAVPARLTEVLRLGLEIGRASGGAFDIGMGDAVKAWGFGPAAAVPAGIRAAMAAQRHPAYELLDLDGTNARKRAPIALDLNGIAKGYGVDCLAEILRDHGIADGLVGIDGEMRAFGLRPDGQAWTIAVEAPDRACRTPHSLLALENAAVATSGDYRHWVEVQGRRLSHTMDPKRGAPLVTSPASVTVVAQSCAAADAWATALMVLGPEAGAELARQRGLEALFLSRDAAENLRSVGIGRLFA